The Scomber scombrus chromosome 22, fScoSco1.1, whole genome shotgun sequence genome has a window encoding:
- the th2 gene encoding tyrosine hydroxylase 2, whose product MKTESVVQTAPFSGRKQSLIEDARRGRSSGSSGSPGPSRYGDSFVFEEKDGRVTLNVMFALSNEKNAGFFKTGKIFETFEAKLLHIESRPGRKSKNSTTDLEFFMKCEVHSSDLDVFINSLKRVVDDVRSIPEEKVPWFPRQIKDLDRCNLLITKFDPDMDQDHPGYSDPEYRKRRAFISELAFRYKQGDPLPTVEYTAEEISTWREVYQKLRSIYPSLACRQFLDGLQQLERECGYGDDRIPQLREVSAFLKEKTGFQLRPVAGLLSARDFLASLAFRVFQCTQYIRHPSAPMHSPEPDCCHELLGHIPMLTDKEFAQFSQEIGLASLGASDEDIKKLSTLYWFTVEFGLCKQNGTVKAYGAGLLSSYGELIYALSNEPEYKSFNPEETAVQPYQDQTYQPVYFVSESFEDAKIKLRRYSATIKRPFAVRYDPFTSSMDVLDQPSKIQNALSQMREDLKTLHSALEKLSSS is encoded by the exons ATGAAGACGGAGAGCGTGGTGCAGACTGCGCCGTTCAGCGGGAGGAAGCAGAGTCTGATCGAGGATGCTCGCAGGGGGCGCAGCAGTGGCTCCTCGGGCTCCCCGGGGCCCTCCAGGTACGGAGACAGCTTTGTGTTTGAGGAGAAGGACGGAAGGGTCACTCTGAACGTCATGTTCGCCCTCAGCAATGAGAAGAATGCAGGATTTTTCAAAACGGGGAAAATATTTGAG ACGTTTGAAGCTAAACTTCTTCACATTGAGAGTCGACCTGGGAGGAAATCAAAGAACAGCACAACAGACCTGGAATTCTTCATGAAATGTGAAGTTCACAGCTCTGACCTCGATGTTTTCATCAACTCGCTGAAGAGAGTGGTCGATGACGTTCGCTCCATCCCAGAGGAAAAAG TTCCCTGGTTTCCCCGACAGATAAAAGACCTCGACAGATGCAACCTGTTAATAACCAAATTTGATCCGGACATGGACCAGGACCATCCG GGCTACAGCGACccagaatacagaaaaagacgTGCTTTCATTTCTGAGCTCGCCTTCAGATACAAACA GGGGGACCCGTTGCCCACTGTGGAGTATACAGCAGAAGAAATATCCACATG GAGGGAGGTTTACCAGAAGCTGCGGAGTATTTACCCCAGTCTGGCCTGTCGGCAGTTCCTGGACGgtctgcagcagctggagagagagTGTGGCTATGGAGACGACCGCATCCCTCAGCTCAGAGAGGTTTCTGCCTTCCTCAAAG AGAAAACAGGCTTCCAGCTGCGTCCAGTAGCCGGCCTGCTGTCAGCCAGAGATTTCCTCGCCAGTTTGGCCTTCAGGGTGTTTCAGTGCACACAGTACATCCGTCACCCCTCTGCGCCAATGCACTCCCCTGAGCC AGACTGCTGTCATGAATTACTCGGCCATATTCCCATGCTGACAGACAAAGAATTCGCCCAGTTTTCCCAG GAGATTGGACTTGCCTCGCTTGGAGCATCAGATGAAGACATTAAGAAACTGTCAACG TTATACTGGTTTACCGTAGAGTTTGGCCTCTGCAAGCAGAATGGGACAGTGAAAGCTTACGGCGCTGGTCTCCTCTCATCCTACGGAGAGCTCATT TACGCCCTGTCTAATGAGCCGGAGTACAAATCGTTCAACCCAGAGGAGACAGCAGTCCAGCCGTACCAGGACCAAACTTACCAGCCtgtttactttgtgtctgaAAGCTTTGAGGACGCAAAGATTAAGCTGag GAGGTACTCTGCAACCATCAAGCGTCCTTTTGCGGTGCGCTACGACCCTTTTACCTCCAGCATGGACGTTCTGGATCAGCCCAGTAAGATCCAAAACGCCCTGAGCCAAATGAGAGAGGACCTAAAGACCCTGCACAGCGCCTTGGAGAAGCTCAGCTCATCTTAA